A genomic stretch from bacterium includes:
- the rpoD gene encoding RNA polymerase sigma factor RpoD, with translation MKKNVIPEEIKRLIESKKEREELTYDELNELIPNSSTPQEIEVIFVYLSEHNINVVDELSTETSEEKLFPISGEGERKLETEEELKVEDPIKLYLRDIGRTELLKPKEEIDVSKKIEEAEEKIKKILIQNGILTKELKKAYKRIEDGKVDIFDFISFSTQEATMFTDKKNKKFSFKITKQLKNIIECDDEIKEIQEKVSEVKKDKEELLEKEKLLKKIKEKKDKLFTLFNKLGLHKSIISEITKNIKKTVKNIQEIEEDQRLQVENMRSKKAFKKNPQVKKEMEWVQKIIRDNKNKLLKIKEDYEIGTEKIKFIYQELKAIEEDMAKAKALMVCANLRLVVSIAKKYISWGLNFLDLIQEGNIGLMKAVEKFEYKKGFRFSTYATWWIRQAITRAIADQSRTIRIPVHMVEQINKVIKESRRLVQAYGREPIPEEIAKELGYPISRVRSILRISQEPISLETPIGEEGDTRLGDFVEDRSVDSPVNVTTFLLLQEQIRNVFKTLSPQEERVLNLRFGLEDGFPRTLEEVGCEFRVTRERIRQIEAKALRKLRHPIRSRKLKDYLEK, from the coding sequence GTGAAAAAGAATGTTATTCCTGAAGAAATTAAAAGACTCATTGAATCCAAAAAAGAGCGAGAGGAGCTAACTTATGATGAATTAAATGAGCTTATTCCAAATAGCTCAACTCCTCAAGAAATAGAAGTTATATTTGTTTATTTAAGTGAACATAACATTAATGTGGTAGATGAGCTTTCCACGGAAACAAGCGAGGAGAAATTATTTCCCATTTCCGGAGAAGGTGAACGTAAATTAGAGACAGAAGAAGAGTTGAAGGTTGAAGATCCTATAAAACTTTATTTACGAGATATTGGTCGTACTGAATTGTTAAAGCCCAAAGAAGAGATTGATGTCTCTAAAAAAATAGAAGAAGCTGAAGAAAAAATCAAGAAGATTTTAATTCAAAATGGTATCTTAACTAAAGAACTTAAAAAGGCTTATAAAAGAATAGAAGATGGGAAAGTCGATATTTTTGATTTTATTTCCTTTTCCACTCAAGAAGCTACAATGTTCACGGATAAAAAAAACAAAAAATTTTCCTTCAAGATTACCAAGCAGCTGAAGAATATAATAGAATGTGATGATGAAATAAAAGAAATCCAAGAGAAGGTTTCAGAAGTAAAAAAAGATAAAGAAGAACTTTTAGAAAAAGAAAAACTTTTAAAAAAGATAAAAGAAAAGAAAGATAAGCTCTTTACGTTATTTAACAAGTTAGGTTTGCATAAAAGTATTATTTCAGAAATTACTAAGAATATAAAAAAAACGGTCAAGAATATTCAAGAGATAGAAGAAGATCAAAGACTTCAAGTAGAAAATATGAGATCAAAGAAGGCGTTTAAGAAAAATCCTCAAGTAAAGAAAGAGATGGAATGGGTTCAAAAAATCATTAGAGACAATAAAAATAAATTACTCAAAATAAAAGAAGATTATGAAATAGGCACAGAAAAAATAAAGTTTATTTATCAAGAATTAAAGGCAATAGAGGAAGATATGGCTAAAGCTAAAGCTTTAATGGTATGTGCTAATTTGAGATTAGTGGTAAGCATTGCTAAGAAATACATAAGTTGGGGGTTAAATTTTTTAGATTTAATTCAAGAAGGAAATATAGGACTTATGAAAGCAGTAGAAAAATTTGAATATAAAAAAGGATTTCGTTTTAGCACTTATGCTACCTGGTGGATAAGACAAGCCATTACTCGAGCTATTGCTGACCAATCGCGAACTATTCGTATTCCTGTTCATATGGTAGAGCAAATTAATAAAGTAATTAAAGAATCTCGTCGTTTAGTTCAAGCATATGGCCGAGAACCAATTCCCGAAGAAATAGCTAAAGAATTAGGTTACCCTATAAGTAGAGTGAGAAGTATTTTACGAATTTCTCAAGAACCTATTTCTTTAGAAACTCCTATTGGCGAAGAAGGTGATACTCGCTTAGGTGATTTCGTGGAAGATAGATCAGTGGATTCACCAGTAAATGTTACCACTTTCTTATTATTACAAGAACAAATAAGGAATGTTTTTAAAACTTTATCTCCCCAGGAGGAGAGAGTTTTGAATTTGCGTTTTGGTTTAGAAGATGGGTTTCCAAGAACTTTAGAAGAGGTGGGGTGTGAATTTAGAGTTACTCGAGAACGTATCAGGCAAATTGAAGCTAAAGCCTTGAGAAAACTTCGCCACCCTATTCGCAGTAGAAAACTTAAAGACTATTTAGAAAAATAA
- the nifU gene encoding Fe-S cluster assembly scaffold protein NifU → MFDYSQKVMEHFANPRNVGQIENPDGVGTVGNLTCGDLMTFYIKVDDGCLSDVKFKTFGCGAAIAVSSMVSEMAKGKTLEEGLAITNKMVAEELGGLPPNKLHCSNLGADALHRAIEDYQKEKNVKRPSIVE, encoded by the coding sequence ATGTTCGATTATAGTCAAAAGGTAATGGAGCATTTTGCTAATCCGCGCAATGTCGGGCAGATTGAAAACCCTGATGGTGTGGGCACAGTTGGCAACCTTACCTGTGGAGACCTGATGACCTTTTATATCAAGGTAGATGACGGCTGCCTGTCTGATGTTAAATTCAAGACCTTTGGCTGTGGAGCGGCAATTGCGGTCTCAAGTATGGTTAGTGAGATGGCTAAAGGAAAAACTTTAGAGGAAGGGCTGGCTATTACCAATAAGATGGTAGCTGAAGAGTTGGGTGGTTTGCCACCTAATAAATTGCATTGTTCTAATTTAGGCGCAGATGCCCTTCATAGGGCAATTGAAGATTACCAGAAAGAAAAAAATGTTAAGCGACCCTCAATAGTAGAATAA
- the gatA gene encoding Asp-tRNA(Asn)/Glu-tRNA(Gln) amidotransferase subunit GatA, which produces MELYQLTAHQAHQLLNDRKISCQELVNSVIERIKTTDPEINAYITKFFDQALKQAEIIDRQIKNKEELHPLTGIPIAVKDNICIKGTLTTCGSKILNNYYAPYDATVIEKLKAVGAIFIGKTNMDEFAMGSSNETSYYGPVKNPWEKERIPGGSSGGSAACLAADEAILALGSDTGGSIRQPAALCGVVGLKPTYGLVSRYGLIAFASSLDQIGPLTKDVTDLAILLNTIAGHDLKDTTSQDCSIPDYTRFLDGEIKGIKIGIPKEYFTTGIQEEVMSNIKQAIAKLEELGAHCLEISLPHTEYAVATYYLICTAEASSNLARYDGIEYGYRYPSNDLMQMYRETRKEGFGAEVKRRITLGTFVLSAGYYDAYFLKAQKVRTLIKEDFNQAFKCCNLILTPTTPTIAFKIGEKFNHPLSMYLSDIFTISANLAGIPGISVPCGYAHHLPVGIQFLAPYFSETLLIKVAYTLEQNNFFEKESLSC; this is translated from the coding sequence ATGGAGCTATATCAACTAACTGCTCACCAAGCCCACCAACTTCTTAATGACCGTAAAATTTCTTGCCAGGAATTAGTAAATTCTGTCATAGAACGGATTAAAACAACAGATCCGGAGATTAATGCTTATATTACCAAATTTTTCGATCAAGCCTTAAAACAAGCAGAAATTATTGATCGTCAGATCAAGAATAAAGAAGAACTTCATCCTTTAACAGGAATTCCCATTGCGGTTAAAGATAATATTTGCATTAAAGGAACACTTACTACTTGTGGTTCTAAAATTCTTAATAATTACTATGCTCCTTACGATGCCACGGTCATAGAAAAACTTAAAGCTGTTGGCGCCATCTTCATAGGTAAAACCAATATGGATGAATTTGCGATGGGTTCTTCTAATGAAACATCTTATTATGGGCCAGTCAAAAATCCTTGGGAAAAAGAAAGGATTCCAGGTGGTTCAAGTGGAGGATCAGCTGCTTGCTTAGCTGCTGATGAAGCGATTTTAGCCCTAGGTTCAGATACCGGAGGCTCTATTAGACAACCAGCTGCTTTGTGTGGAGTAGTAGGGCTTAAGCCTACTTATGGCCTTGTTTCTCGGTATGGATTAATAGCTTTTGCTTCTTCCCTGGATCAAATTGGACCTCTAACTAAAGATGTTACTGATTTAGCGATCTTATTAAACACTATCGCCGGGCACGATCTTAAAGATACGACTTCACAAGATTGCTCAATACCAGATTATACGAGGTTCTTAGATGGAGAAATAAAAGGTATCAAGATTGGCATTCCTAAAGAATACTTTACAACGGGCATTCAAGAAGAAGTTATGTCTAATATAAAGCAAGCGATAGCTAAACTTGAAGAGTTGGGAGCTCATTGTTTGGAGATCTCTCTTCCTCATACTGAGTATGCGGTAGCTACTTATTATTTAATTTGCACGGCGGAAGCTAGTTCTAATTTAGCTCGTTATGATGGGATAGAATATGGTTATCGCTATCCAAGTAATGATCTTATGCAGATGTACAGAGAAACTAGAAAAGAAGGTTTCGGAGCAGAGGTAAAGAGAAGGATTACCTTAGGTACTTTTGTCCTTTCTGCTGGTTATTATGATGCTTATTTCTTAAAAGCTCAAAAAGTTAGAACTTTAATTAAAGAAGATTTTAACCAAGCTTTTAAATGTTGTAATCTTATTCTTACCCCAACTACTCCTACCATTGCTTTTAAAATAGGGGAAAAATTTAACCATCCTTTAAGTATGTATCTTTCAGATATATTTACTATTTCAGCTAACTTAGCAGGAATTCCTGGTATCTCTGTTCCTTGTGGGTATGCTCATCATTTACCAGTAGGTATTCAATTTTTAGCTCCTTACTTTAGTGAAACTCTTTTAATAAAAGTTGCTTATACCTTAGAACAAAATAACTTTTTTGAAAAAGAAAGCTTGAGCTGTTAA
- a CDS encoding DNA alkylation repair protein, which translates to MLEKVDKPKEFIKGLQELLNSYVDREATKNYQRIIPDTGKFYGIPIPILRIIAAEIGKFILKEPTKAKVLLKTIWDEGSFEARQIAGKCLEKFGPKNPRICLDFISSVLPELDNWAVCDNLAMCGIKPIVHSSSELVLPLSEKWIKNENKWIKRFGVVSLLGYKRIQITDKVFRILDLVMENKDKDIKKAVSWILREITKKNSDEVAISNKMR; encoded by the coding sequence TTGCTTGAAAAAGTAGATAAACCAAAGGAATTTATAAAAGGATTGCAAGAACTCCTTAATTCTTATGTAGATAGAGAAGCGACAAAAAATTATCAAAGGATTATCCCAGATACTGGAAAATTTTATGGCATCCCAATTCCTATCCTAAGAATAATAGCTGCTGAGATAGGAAAATTTATTCTGAAAGAACCAACAAAAGCAAAAGTTTTGTTAAAAACCATCTGGGATGAGGGTTCTTTTGAAGCAAGGCAGATAGCAGGGAAATGCTTGGAGAAGTTTGGTCCAAAGAATCCAAGAATTTGCTTAGATTTTATCTCTTCGGTATTACCTGAACTTGATAATTGGGCTGTTTGCGATAACCTTGCCATGTGTGGAATAAAACCGATAGTTCATTCAAGTTCAGAACTTGTTTTGCCACTTTCTGAAAAATGGATAAAGAACGAGAATAAATGGATCAAACGTTTTGGAGTGGTGAGTTTACTGGGATACAAAAGAATCCAAATAACAGATAAAGTTTTTAGGATTCTCGATTTGGTCATGGAAAATAAAGACAAAGATATAAAAAAGGCAGTATCATGGATTTTAAGAGAAATAACAAAGAAGAATTCTGATGAGGTAGCAATATCAAACAAAATGAGGTAA
- a CDS encoding acylneuraminate cytidylyltransferase family protein: MKKETKILVIITARGGSKEVKNKNILPIQGVPLIAYTIDIALKAKLPDKVVVSTEDKKIKDVALKCGVSVIDRPVELSSDTSLVEDALIYTVNYLSEKENYHPDYIVSLPGNVPIRKEGLIDKALDLLIKNDLDAVLSVVAVGKYHPDWMLKLDEDLEIFQNIQSKVNQRQRLSKLYIYDGEVCVRKKEVLMKDNGRLPLYRFMGNKVRAIIQNKEDTVDVDSYADFLYAEFLVKKYNIVPTCYKA, encoded by the coding sequence ATGAAAAAAGAGACAAAAATATTAGTGATTATAACGGCTCGAGGAGGAAGCAAAGAAGTTAAAAATAAAAATATCTTGCCCATCCAGGGTGTCCCACTTATTGCTTATACTATTGATATTGCCTTAAAAGCAAAGCTTCCAGATAAGGTAGTAGTTTCTACAGAAGATAAAAAGATTAAAGATGTTGCTCTTAAGTGTGGAGTTTCAGTAATTGATCGACCAGTGGAGCTATCTTCTGATACTTCTCTGGTGGAAGATGCTTTAATTTATACAGTTAATTATTTATCAGAAAAAGAGAATTATCATCCAGATTATATAGTAAGCTTACCTGGTAATGTTCCTATTAGAAAAGAAGGATTAATAGACAAAGCTTTAGATCTTTTAATTAAGAATGACTTAGATGCCGTGCTTTCTGTAGTTGCGGTAGGAAAATACCATCCTGATTGGATGCTTAAGCTTGATGAAGATTTAGAGATATTTCAAAATATCCAAAGTAAGGTTAATCAGAGACAAAGATTAAGTAAACTATATATTTATGATGGAGAAGTCTGCGTTCGAAAAAAAGAAGTTTTAATGAAAGATAATGGTAGACTTCCTTTGTATCGTTTTATGGGAAATAAGGTAAGAGCTATTATCCAAAACAAAGAAGATACGGTAGATGTAGATAGTTATGCTGATTTTTTATATGCAGAATTTTTAGTCAAGAAATACAATATTGTGCCTACCTGTTACAAGGCTTAA
- a CDS encoding DegT/DnrJ/EryC1/StrS family aminotransferase, with product MKKLAILGGKPIFKNYLPIAFPSLPPFKEVEDKFKEVFLSGMITNAKYVRSLEEKIANYLNVKYVVCVANCTSGLILSLKALKLKGKVIVPSFTFFATAHTLSWNNLTPTFVDCHRETFNINVSFLEEKIDQETSAIMPVHIFGNPVLVEEINKIAQKYSLKVIYDAAHAFGSRYNNSPLAGYGEVEVFSLSPTKPLVAGEGGVVVTNNKEIAEAITMGRDYGNPGDYHCKMVGLNARMTEVNAITALKNLELFPERLAKRKEIANFYISNLKDIPGISFQKIEVNASSCYKDFAIIIDEERFGLNRDELALVLERENISSRKYFFPPVHKQEIYKSKDIPLEGLENTNFISDHILCLPLFAQMKEEEMLSIGEVIKEAHQNTSLIKEVFKER from the coding sequence ATGAAGAAGTTAGCTATTTTAGGAGGAAAACCTATCTTTAAAAATTATCTGCCTATTGCCTTTCCTTCCTTGCCACCTTTTAAAGAAGTGGAAGATAAGTTTAAGGAAGTCTTTTTAAGCGGGATGATTACTAATGCTAAGTATGTAAGGTCATTAGAAGAAAAGATAGCTAATTATTTAAATGTTAAATATGTAGTTTGCGTAGCTAATTGTACTTCTGGTTTAATCTTAAGTCTTAAAGCCTTAAAGTTAAAAGGAAAAGTTATCGTTCCAAGTTTCACTTTTTTTGCTACAGCTCATACTTTGTCTTGGAATAACCTTACTCCTACTTTCGTAGACTGCCATAGGGAAACTTTCAATATAAATGTATCTTTCCTTGAAGAGAAGATAGATCAGGAAACTTCGGCCATTATGCCTGTTCATATTTTTGGTAATCCGGTCTTAGTGGAAGAGATTAATAAGATTGCCCAGAAATATTCTTTAAAGGTTATTTATGATGCCGCTCATGCTTTTGGCTCAAGGTATAATAATTCTCCTTTAGCTGGTTATGGGGAGGTAGAAGTATTTAGCTTAAGTCCTACTAAACCATTGGTAGCTGGAGAAGGAGGGGTAGTGGTCACTAATAATAAAGAGATAGCTGAAGCCATAACGATGGGTCGAGATTATGGCAATCCTGGAGATTACCACTGTAAAATGGTGGGTTTAAACGCTCGAATGACAGAAGTTAATGCCATTACGGCTCTTAAAAATTTGGAGTTATTTCCTGAGAGGTTGGCCAAGAGAAAAGAAATAGCTAATTTTTATATCTCTAACTTAAAAGATATTCCAGGAATAAGTTTTCAAAAGATAGAAGTAAATGCTTCTTCATGTTATAAAGATTTTGCGATCATCATCGATGAAGAGAGATTTGGCTTAAATAGAGATGAACTGGCTTTAGTTTTAGAAAGAGAAAACATCAGCAGTCGCAAATACTTTTTTCCACCTGTTCATAAGCAAGAAATTTACAAGAGTAAAGACATTCCTTTAGAAGGGTTGGAGAATACTAATTTTATCTCAGATCATATCTTATGCCTTCCTTTGTTTGCTCAGATGAAAGAAGAAGAGATGCTAAGTATTGGCGAGGTAATCAAAGAAGCTCATCAAAATACTTCTTTGATCAAAGAAGTATTTAAAGAAAGATAA
- a CDS encoding phosphopentomutase has translation MKDNLFFKRVILIILDSVGVGALPDAEQYGDLGCNTLVNIANYLRGLHLPNLERLGLGLISNIRGINDKITPQAFYGKMKESSVGKDSTTGHWELVGLITEEPFATFPHGFPEEIIKEFVAKTGFEIIGNYPASGTEIIKELGAEHLKTKKLIVYTSGDSVFQIAASEKIIPLNELYRICEIAREILNPYQIARVIARPFIGEVGSLVRTKNRKDFSIKPPQDTLLNILEKNNLGIVGIGKIKDLFGGSGIKDCLSTKDNHDGLHKTINALKKVKDGLIFTNLIDFDMLYGHRNDIVGYAKALLEFDDHLPLILAGLKKEDLLIITADHGCDPTTKGTDHTREYVPLLVYQSKFSQGQWLGIRESFADVGQTIAEVFKVPSLKHGKSFLEAIVS, from the coding sequence GTGAAGGATAATCTTTTCTTTAAAAGAGTAATCTTAATTATTTTGGATAGCGTAGGAGTGGGGGCTCTTCCTGATGCAGAGCAATATGGGGATTTAGGATGTAATACCTTAGTTAATATAGCTAACTACCTTCGAGGACTTCATCTTCCTAATTTAGAAAGATTAGGATTAGGTTTAATCTCTAACATCAGAGGCATAAATGATAAAATAACTCCTCAAGCTTTTTACGGAAAAATGAAAGAATCTTCGGTAGGCAAAGATTCTACTACAGGGCATTGGGAATTAGTTGGGCTTATTACCGAAGAACCTTTTGCTACTTTTCCTCATGGATTTCCAGAAGAAATTATTAAAGAATTTGTAGCCAAAACTGGTTTTGAGATTATTGGTAATTACCCGGCTTCTGGAACGGAAATTATCAAAGAATTAGGTGCCGAGCATCTCAAGACAAAGAAACTTATTGTTTATACCTCCGGAGATAGTGTTTTTCAAATTGCGGCTTCTGAAAAAATTATTCCCTTAAATGAACTTTATAGAATTTGTGAGATTGCTCGGGAGATATTAAATCCTTATCAAATAGCTCGAGTTATTGCTCGACCTTTTATTGGGGAAGTAGGTTCTTTGGTAAGAACTAAAAATAGAAAAGATTTTTCTATAAAACCTCCCCAAGATACTCTCTTAAATATTTTAGAGAAAAATAATCTCGGTATCGTGGGTATTGGCAAGATAAAGGATTTATTTGGTGGCTCTGGAATAAAAGATTGTCTATCAACTAAAGATAACCATGATGGTCTTCATAAGACCATTAATGCTCTAAAAAAAGTTAAGGATGGTTTAATCTTTACAAATTTAATTGATTTTGATATGCTTTATGGACATAGAAATGATATTGTAGGGTATGCAAAGGCCCTTTTAGAATTTGATGATCATCTTCCTTTAATCTTGGCTGGCCTCAAGAAGGAAGATCTTTTAATTATTACCGCTGATCATGGGTGCGATCCTACCACTAAAGGGACAGATCATACTCGAGAATATGTGCCTTTATTGGTTTATCAGTCAAAGTTTTCTCAAGGCCAATGGTTGGGAATAAGAGAATCTTTTGCTGATGTGGGTCAAACTATTGCTGAAGTGTTTAAAGTTCCAAGCTTGAAACATGGAAAAAGTTTTTTAGAGGCAATTGTTTCTTAG
- a CDS encoding YIP1 family protein, with protein sequence MTNFKDRIIRAAKLDVHLYEEVEADKGALGQAMGIVVLSSIAAGVGSISRGGLGGILMGTIAALIGWYVWAYITYFIGTRFLPEPQTKANLGELLRTIGFSSSPGLIRILGIIPGLAGIAFLLASIWMLSAMVIAVRQALDYKSTLRAVGVCVIGWIAQTLILVLLFSMLK encoded by the coding sequence ATGACTAATTTTAAGGATCGTATTATTCGCGCTGCTAAGTTAGATGTTCATCTGTATGAAGAGGTTGAGGCTGATAAGGGGGCACTGGGTCAGGCTATGGGAATCGTTGTTCTTTCCAGTATAGCAGCTGGGGTAGGAAGCATTTCAAGAGGAGGACTTGGCGGGATTTTAATGGGAACAATTGCAGCTCTTATTGGATGGTATGTCTGGGCATATATCACTTATTTTATTGGTACTAGATTTCTTCCAGAGCCACAGACCAAAGCAAATCTCGGTGAATTGCTGCGTACTATTGGCTTTTCGAGCTCTCCCGGCTTGATTCGAATATTAGGTATCATTCCAGGGTTGGCAGGGATTGCTTTTCTATTGGCCTCAATTTGGATGCTATCGGCAATGGTGATTGCGGTCAGACAAGCTCTTGACTATAAAAGCACATTACGAGCTGTAGGGGTTTGTGTGATCGGCTGGATCGCTCAAACGTTAATCCTGGTGTTATTGTTTTCTATGCTCAAATAA
- a CDS encoding B12-binding domain-containing radical SAM protein, with product MNILLINPLIRERDLPRNIPHGIAILASVLREKGYNVILLDINGCRYSKEEVRSRLKSLDYDVVGIGGLIPVYREVKWLSETIKAIHPGIPIIVGGSVGFSVPELVLQRTGVDIVCNQEGEMTLPEILHAIETGSKLDSVKGIWFKKDGQTVKTPERELIRDLDIIPFPAWDLLPMDVYLNNPVVGVGRDIDFISSRGCPYQCTFCFRAFGRKYRPHSVDYIVEAIKFLKRDYSIDFVSFQDDEFIATPKRVEEFCERLQRADIRIKWSATGRVNLANRELYKRAKEAGCVSISYGIESGSQRMLDSMKKGVTVEQAKEAISLNREVGLRLPTSFIVGMPGETGETAWETVEFCKETAIPLKGLMFATPYPGTELFEYALKNNKIKGDIEDFILRLGDAVDFTVNLTDAFTDDELIALREEMIEEVNLHYRPPSTEEMERFNIELYGEELYRRAQRQVELPAFKKHRELHGFNE from the coding sequence ATGAATATTCTATTAATTAATCCTCTTATAAGGGAGAGGGACCTTCCTCGAAACATCCCACATGGAATTGCTATCCTTGCTTCTGTATTGAGAGAAAAGGGGTATAATGTCATCCTTTTAGACATCAATGGATGTCGTTATTCTAAGGAAGAGGTAAGGAGTAGGCTAAAGAGTCTGGACTATGATGTAGTTGGAATAGGTGGCTTGATTCCTGTTTATAGGGAGGTAAAATGGCTTTCTGAGACAATAAAGGCAATACACCCGGGTATTCCTATCATAGTGGGAGGAAGTGTTGGTTTCTCAGTTCCCGAATTGGTGCTTCAGAGAACAGGGGTCGATATTGTATGCAATCAGGAAGGGGAGATGACCTTACCAGAAATCCTCCATGCTATTGAAACAGGGTCTAAACTGGACAGTGTAAAAGGGATTTGGTTCAAGAAAGATGGTCAGACAGTGAAGACCCCTGAGAGAGAGTTGATAAGAGACCTTGACATCATTCCTTTTCCTGCATGGGACCTACTTCCAATGGATGTTTATCTTAATAACCCTGTAGTTGGCGTTGGTAGGGATATTGATTTTATCTCAAGCCGAGGATGTCCTTATCAGTGTACCTTTTGCTTCAGGGCCTTTGGAAGGAAGTATAGGCCACATTCTGTTGATTATATTGTCGAAGCCATTAAGTTTTTGAAGAGAGACTACTCGATTGACTTTGTATCATTTCAAGACGATGAGTTCATTGCCACACCTAAAAGAGTGGAGGAGTTTTGTGAAAGATTGCAAAGGGCAGATATTAGGATAAAATGGTCAGCTACAGGGAGGGTAAATCTTGCCAATAGAGAGTTGTACAAAAGGGCAAAAGAGGCAGGCTGTGTTTCTATAAGTTATGGGATAGAGTCAGGAAGTCAGAGGATGCTTGATTCTATGAAGAAAGGGGTTACGGTTGAACAGGCCAAAGAGGCAATATCTTTAAATAGGGAGGTAGGATTAAGGTTGCCTACCTCATTTATAGTGGGTATGCCTGGGGAGACAGGGGAGACAGCGTGGGAGACCGTTGAGTTTTGTAAGGAGACAGCTATTCCTTTGAAGGGCTTGATGTTTGCCACCCCATATCCAGGCACAGAATTATTTGAATATGCCCTAAAAAACAATAAAATCAAAGGAGACATAGAGGACTTTATCTTAAGGCTTGGAGATGCCGTTGATTTCACTGTTAATCTTACAGATGCATTCACTGATGATGAGCTGATAGCCTTGCGAGAGGAGATGATTGAGGAGGTTAATCTCCATTATCGTCCTCCCTCGACTGAGGAGATGGAGAGGTTTAATATTGAACTCTATGGTGAAGAATTATACAGAAGGGCTCAAAGACAGGTAGAACTACCTGCATTTAAAAAACATAGAGAACTCCATGGGTTCAATGAATAA